The proteins below are encoded in one region of Euryarchaeota archaeon:
- a CDS encoding RDD family protein encodes MEIDQAAKRLLEDYADSVARRSGLPDRERLDARLELYSHLFDVASTRVSAEGGSIITQDHARLAIHSLGTPDEVDAAFFAPKRAKLERAPFTPRAIAYLIDFVIVAIATGLVVRPLVSIILDPVGYSCSIDPFQFRCSAGTPILGAFRGADELFGILYFALIFAAFEATRGQTPGKIVMQLRTATEHGGPVGWKAAFIRNFTKGFPPLVLADTLLGHFAFGDKKERVSDRYAGTVVVREVR; translated from the coding sequence ATGGAAATAGACCAAGCCGCAAAGAGACTGCTCGAGGACTACGCCGACTCCGTCGCGAGGCGCTCTGGGCTACCTGACCGCGAGCGATTGGACGCAAGACTCGAACTCTACTCGCACCTCTTCGACGTCGCCTCCACGCGTGTCTCGGCCGAAGGCGGCTCGATAATAACGCAAGACCACGCTAGACTCGCGATCCACTCGTTAGGGACCCCGGATGAAGTGGACGCCGCCTTCTTCGCCCCGAAACGGGCGAAACTCGAAAGGGCCCCGTTCACGCCCCGCGCGATCGCGTACCTCATCGACTTCGTCATCGTCGCCATCGCGACCGGACTCGTCGTCCGACCGCTCGTGAGCATCATCCTCGACCCCGTAGGTTACTCGTGCTCGATCGACCCCTTCCAGTTCCGCTGCAGCGCCGGTACGCCGATCCTCGGGGCGTTCCGGGGCGCCGACGAGCTCTTCGGCATACTCTACTTCGCGCTCATCTTCGCGGCCTTCGAGGCGACCCGGGGACAGACGCCCGGAAAGATCGTCATGCAACTGCGCACCGCAACGGAGCACGGCGGCCCCGTTGGCTGGAAGGCGGCGTTCATCAGGAACTTCACGAAAGGGTTCCCGCCGCTCGTCCTCGCGGACACGCTCCTCGGTCACTTCGCGTTCGGTGACAAGAAGGAGCGCGTCTCCGACAGGTACGCCGGGACCGTCGTCGTAAGGGAGGTGCGGTGA
- a CDS encoding exo-alpha-sialidase has protein sequence MGKNVRGLSTLAIVLPLLGVSLAGCVSPTSSMTPTDTSLPVNLAPVVEAVGAQISVVGDSVVLVWSGKVTPPAAIWRPDTGPTPVPLPVPIPSSVSKPRLPDDPLNYVDLDFTLPPDVTIVQGNLTWMDGAATLGFRVLNESGTTWCGAPSIGRNARAGECWATLYGDRSEVRDWRLRVSAISRIGDAVPVDFAARLTLRNVTLPILGSPVPVGTQAPLQFGTPVLVDAEKRTGEPSIAVSPKGTIYVAAPTGPQESLWQSMDGGMSFTRIKIHHDVRSDQMGALSDPGSIYTVGGGDSDVAVTGEDTIYFSDQQGGSGETVSSSHDGGKTWFTNPGGAQYPAQPNPASFYPVSPPALPVAAPGLPIGAPYSADRQWLVVDGADHVWLGFNGRDGATVTHSFDGGKTFSGRTIIPEDDCFRGNLARAPDGTLYLAGCNDDGPGVATSTDMGKTFVWHNVAKRNGETNTSFCFPCHIFTVVTADAGGNVYTAWSDETDSNGGLSIWISHSSDKGATWSPPQKVNNNPGTYLLPWLTAGAAGKVALSFYGTAFVGHPEKVLGEWYTILAITENGLDDDATWVESAASPELIQYGPVCMRGSACGNARNLLDFFQIQADKDGLIHMAYVDGSAGGTARLSKIMYVRQTGGLSLGGPSVDKNGGK, from the coding sequence ATGGGGAAGAACGTCCGGGGACTGTCCACGCTTGCGATCGTTTTGCCGCTTCTTGGCGTGAGCCTCGCGGGCTGCGTCTCGCCGACAAGTTCCATGACGCCCACGGACACGTCGCTACCCGTGAACCTCGCCCCCGTCGTCGAGGCCGTCGGGGCACAGATCTCGGTCGTCGGCGACTCCGTCGTACTCGTCTGGAGCGGCAAGGTGACGCCACCGGCCGCGATCTGGCGGCCGGACACTGGGCCGACCCCGGTCCCGCTTCCCGTCCCGATCCCTTCGAGCGTTTCGAAACCAAGGCTACCGGATGACCCGTTGAACTACGTCGACCTCGACTTCACCCTTCCCCCGGACGTGACCATCGTCCAAGGAAACCTCACGTGGATGGACGGTGCCGCGACGCTAGGCTTCCGGGTCCTCAACGAGTCCGGGACGACCTGGTGCGGCGCGCCGTCGATCGGCCGGAATGCACGGGCCGGCGAATGCTGGGCGACACTTTACGGGGATCGTTCCGAAGTGCGTGACTGGCGCCTCCGCGTGAGCGCCATCTCACGGATCGGCGACGCCGTCCCCGTGGATTTCGCCGCGCGCCTCACGCTACGAAACGTCACCCTGCCCATCTTGGGCTCTCCCGTCCCGGTCGGGACACAGGCGCCTCTCCAATTCGGGACGCCGGTCCTTGTCGATGCCGAAAAACGCACCGGCGAGCCTTCGATCGCGGTGAGCCCCAAGGGCACGATCTACGTCGCCGCGCCCACGGGTCCCCAAGAATCGTTGTGGCAGTCGATGGATGGCGGCATGAGTTTCACGCGGATCAAGATCCACCACGATGTCCGAAGCGACCAGATGGGCGCGCTCTCCGATCCCGGTAGCATATACACGGTTGGCGGCGGCGACTCCGACGTAGCGGTCACCGGCGAGGACACCATCTATTTCTCTGACCAGCAAGGGGGAAGCGGCGAGACCGTTTCCTCAAGCCACGACGGCGGAAAGACTTGGTTCACGAACCCCGGTGGAGCGCAGTACCCGGCGCAGCCGAACCCGGCCTCGTTCTACCCCGTTTCCCCGCCCGCGCTGCCAGTCGCCGCGCCCGGCCTCCCGATCGGAGCGCCCTACTCGGCGGATCGCCAATGGCTCGTCGTCGACGGGGCGGACCACGTGTGGCTCGGCTTCAACGGACGCGACGGAGCGACGGTGACACACTCTTTCGACGGGGGAAAGACGTTCTCCGGCCGGACCATCATCCCCGAAGACGATTGTTTCAGAGGCAATCTGGCACGGGCCCCCGACGGCACGCTCTATCTTGCAGGATGCAACGACGACGGCCCCGGGGTTGCGACGTCGACGGACATGGGAAAGACGTTCGTGTGGCATAACGTCGCGAAGCGTAACGGCGAGACGAACACGTCGTTTTGCTTCCCCTGCCACATCTTCACCGTCGTAACGGCCGACGCGGGCGGTAACGTCTACACGGCGTGGAGCGACGAGACGGATTCGAACGGCGGCCTGAGCATCTGGATATCCCACTCGTCGGACAAGGGCGCCACGTGGTCGCCGCCGCAGAAAGTGAACAACAACCCGGGGACCTACCTTCTCCCGTGGCTCACCGCTGGGGCTGCCGGCAAGGTCGCGCTCTCCTTCTATGGTACGGCCTTCGTCGGACACCCGGAGAAAGTGCTCGGCGAGTGGTACACGATTCTCGCGATCACCGAGAACGGGTTGGACGACGACGCGACGTGGGTCGAATCCGCGGCAAGCCCCGAACTCATCCAGTACGGGCCTGTCTGCATGCGCGGGAGTGCGTGCGGAAACGCACGTAACCTCCTCGACTTCTTCCAGATACAGGCCGACAAGGACGGCCTCATCCACATGGCATACGTGGACGGCTCGGCAGGCGGCACCGCGCGCCTTTCGAAGATCATGTACGTCAGGCAGACGGGCGGGCTATCGCTCGGGGGCCCGAGTGTGGACAAGAACGGTGGGAAGTAG
- the purF gene encoding amidophosphoribosyltransferase: MPGEAKDKCGIFGIASKSGSVSLLIFYGLRSLQHRGQESSGIAVHNGSSAGEERTNGGPGVRPGRTQTFRGMGLVENVFTPEVLQTLDGNVGIGHVRYSTTGASALENAQPFTVTTSHGELALGHNGDIANSKKLREELKAKGWAFQTSSDSEVAVRMIANELSETGNVVRAIRSVMKRLSGAYSFIILFKDRVYAVRDPHAIRPLCIGELPDGGFVAASESVALDVVSAKFLRDMEPGEIVEISEEGLKAFPGTAAESTAHCQFEFVYFARADSVMDGKNVHDVRIRLGEILAEEAPARADVVVPVPDSGRTHALGFARKSGIPFMEGLMKNRYIHRTFIMPEQQARDIGVKLKLNPVPSVIKGKRVVLVDDSIVRGTTTRRIVTLLREAGAKEVHLRIGSPPIKSPCYLGVDMPTREQLIAASRSEKEIAAFIGADSLAYLSVEGLVRSIGMDNGDLCLGCLTGEYPVEIPGEKHRLQKTLF; this comes from the coding sequence GTGCCAGGCGAAGCCAAGGACAAGTGCGGCATCTTCGGAATCGCTTCGAAGTCGGGCTCCGTTTCGCTCCTCATCTTCTATGGTCTACGGTCTCTTCAGCACCGTGGCCAGGAATCGTCGGGCATCGCGGTGCACAACGGGTCCTCCGCCGGCGAGGAGAGGACCAACGGCGGGCCCGGCGTACGACCCGGGCGCACGCAGACCTTCCGCGGGATGGGCCTCGTCGAGAACGTCTTCACTCCGGAAGTGCTCCAAACGCTCGACGGGAACGTAGGGATCGGCCACGTCCGTTATTCGACCACGGGGGCATCGGCGTTGGAGAACGCGCAACCGTTCACGGTCACGACCTCGCACGGGGAACTGGCGCTCGGCCACAACGGCGACATCGCGAATTCGAAAAAACTGCGCGAGGAACTGAAAGCCAAAGGTTGGGCGTTCCAGACTTCGAGCGACTCGGAGGTCGCGGTCCGCATGATCGCGAACGAATTGTCGGAGACGGGGAACGTCGTTCGGGCGATCCGAAGCGTCATGAAGCGGCTCTCGGGTGCTTACTCGTTCATCATCCTGTTCAAGGACCGCGTCTATGCGGTGCGCGACCCTCACGCGATACGGCCGCTTTGCATCGGGGAGCTTCCCGATGGCGGATTCGTCGCAGCTTCCGAGAGTGTCGCACTCGACGTTGTCTCCGCGAAGTTCCTGCGGGACATGGAACCGGGCGAGATCGTGGAGATCTCGGAGGAGGGGTTGAAGGCGTTTCCCGGGACAGCCGCCGAATCGACGGCCCATTGCCAGTTCGAGTTCGTCTACTTCGCCCGCGCGGACAGCGTCATGGACGGGAAGAACGTCCACGACGTGCGCATCCGCTTGGGCGAGATCCTCGCAGAGGAGGCCCCGGCACGGGCCGACGTGGTCGTTCCCGTCCCGGACTCCGGCCGCACGCACGCGCTGGGGTTCGCCCGCAAGAGCGGCATCCCGTTCATGGAGGGCCTGATGAAGAACCGTTACATCCACCGCACCTTCATCATGCCGGAACAGCAGGCGCGCGACATCGGCGTGAAGTTGAAGCTCAACCCCGTGCCTTCTGTCATCAAAGGAAAACGCGTCGTGCTCGTCGATGATTCGATCGTGCGCGGCACGACGACGCGACGCATCGTCACGCTCTTACGTGAGGCGGGTGCGAAGGAAGTGCATCTTAGGATCGGCTCGCCTCCGATAAAGTCGCCTTGCTATCTCGGCGTCGACATGCCGACCCGCGAACAACTCATCGCCGCGTCGAGGAGCGAAAAAGAGATAGCGGCGTTCATCGGAGCCGACTCGCTTGCCTACCTTTCGGTCGAAGGTCTCGTAAGGTCCATCGGCATGGACAATGGCGACTTGTGCCTCGGATGTCTCACGGGCGAGTACCCCGTGGAGATACCTGGGGAGAAGCACAGGTTGCAAAAGACGCTCTTTTGA
- a CDS encoding VOC family protein, with protein sequence MAMALKKPVGVNVMLGVENVEKTAHFWEENFGAKIRDQMKAPDGTWVHAGTKFGESYIMWATISQPGSMKKEDWQAWSAKPRYNGVNVYVNVKNVTKVWETAKANGAEIREPLTDQFWGDRNFTCVDNNGILVTFAEKVKNVTAKQMAKALKESGRPQ encoded by the coding sequence ATGGCCATGGCCCTCAAGAAACCCGTCGGTGTGAACGTGATGCTTGGAGTCGAGAACGTCGAGAAGACCGCGCACTTCTGGGAAGAGAACTTCGGGGCGAAGATCCGCGACCAGATGAAGGCCCCAGATGGGACCTGGGTCCACGCGGGAACGAAGTTCGGCGAGTCCTACATCATGTGGGCCACGATCTCGCAGCCCGGAAGCATGAAGAAGGAGGACTGGCAGGCGTGGTCGGCAAAGCCTCGTTACAACGGCGTCAACGTCTACGTGAACGTGAAGAACGTGACGAAAGTCTGGGAGACGGCGAAGGCGAATGGAGCAGAGATCCGCGAACCCCTCACGGACCAGTTCTGGGGAGATCGGAACTTCACGTGCGTCGACAACAACGGCATCCTGGTGACCTTTGCCGAGAAGGTGAAGAACGTGACCGCGAAGCAGATGGCGAAGGCGCTCAAGGAATCGGGCCGCCCGCAGTAA
- a CDS encoding type II toxin-antitoxin system VapC family toxin: MFVLDASALAKSFLDEAGSEEFRAWLSETSAKGMALQAPHIAYSELGRVIQKECRDLKVAEAKELHRAVFLGIDLIPLNTDDDRVWDAATGVTYYDAEYLEAAVSTGGTLVSADDRQLQAARKLGIKVISFSPTKGRKKQA; encoded by the coding sequence ATGTTCGTCTTGGATGCCAGCGCTTTGGCAAAATCGTTCCTCGATGAGGCGGGATCGGAGGAGTTTCGGGCCTGGCTTAGCGAAACCTCGGCGAAAGGCATGGCGCTTCAAGCTCCACACATCGCATACAGCGAGCTCGGACGGGTCATACAGAAAGAGTGTCGCGACCTGAAGGTCGCCGAGGCCAAGGAGCTTCACCGCGCCGTCTTCCTCGGAATCGACCTGATTCCGTTGAACACCGACGACGATCGCGTCTGGGATGCCGCCACCGGCGTGACGTACTACGACGCGGAGTACCTAGAGGCAGCCGTCTCCACCGGAGGAACCCTTGTCTCCGCTGATGACAGGCAGTTGCAGGCCGCAAGAAAGCTCGGCATCAAGGTCATCTCGTTCAGTCCGACCAAGGGTCGCAAGAAACAGGCATGA